In the Paramisgurnus dabryanus chromosome 5, PD_genome_1.1, whole genome shotgun sequence genome, one interval contains:
- the cenatac gene encoding centrosomal AT-AC splicing factor isoform X2, translated as MGAFYCAICRKTDFSGKGHIFGKSHQSKLKVVIVKFLEKVKEARRNIKNPHVEKNSPDHDAQFWCYCCGLEVQKHVTDSNITVLHAGLLEHMSTPEHRINTHKFWWENKADPKLRDKFIITEEETERFKSEVAKALEQYEDKEDVFIKEQAAVIRSQEHHRLEVLQSLTEPDPALVQPAELGHQDNMKHAASCSYDMEPRPGPSHEDLPSHGRRGEAGLGLTFIGYQHSSSHGNVHTGAVPPWLQEEPDEASGSGQKEIGPSVQQFLKHKEQEKLKKLPPNRVGANFDHSSHTDANWLPSFGRVWNSGRRWQSRHQFREEANNKRKRKGRDEGKATKKQKELSNGDI; from the exons ATGGGTGCATTTTACTGTGCGATCTGCAGGAAAACTGATTTTTCTGGAAAAGGACACATATTTGGGAAAAGCCACCAGAGTAAACTTAAAGTCGTGATTGTTAAATTCTTGGAGAAG GTTAAAGAAGCACGGCGTAACATTAAAAATCCTCACGTGGAGAAAAACAGTCCCGATCATGATGCTCAATTCTGGTGTTATTGTTGCGGGCTGGAGGTGCAGAAACACGTGACTGACAGTAACATCACTGTTCTGCACGCTGGACTGCTGGAGCACATGAGCAC CCCAGAACACCGGATAAACACACACAAGTTCTGGTGGGAGAATAAAGCAGACCCAAAACTGAGAGACAAGTTCATTATAACAGAAGAGGAAACTGAGAG ATTTAAGTCTGAGGTTGCCAAGGCTCTTGAACAGTATGAGGATAAAGAGGATGTGTTTATTAAAGAG CAAGCTGCCGTCATTCGATCTCAGGAACATCACAGACTGGAAGTCCTTCAGTCATTAACAGAG CCTGATCCAGCACTTGTACAGCCTGCTGAACTGGGCCACCAAGACAACATGAAACACGCGGCCAG TTGCTCTTATGATATGGAGCCACGGCCAGGGCCAAGTCACGAGGATCTTCCCTCACACGGTCGACGGGGTGAAGCAGGACTTGGCTTAACCTTCATTGGTTATCAG CATTCTTCCAGCCATGGCAATGTTCACacag GAGCTGTACCGCCGTGGCTGCAGGAGGAACCGGATGAAGCCTCAGGAAGCGGCCAGAAGGAAATCGGCCCTTCGGTTCAACAGTTTCTTAAACACA AGGAACAGGAGAAACTCAAAAAACTTCCACCTAATCGCGTGGGGGCGAACTTTGATCACAGCTCGCATACTGATGCCAACTGGCTGCCATCTTTTGGGCGCGTGTGGAATAGCGGCAGGCGCTGGCAGTCTAG GCATCAGTTCAGAGAAGAGGCAAACaacaaaagaaaaagaaaggggAGAGATGAAGGAAAAGCAACAAAGAAACAGAAAGAACTTAGCAATGGAGATATATGA
- the cenatac gene encoding centrosomal AT-AC splicing factor isoform X1, with protein sequence MGAFYCAICRKTDFSGKGHIFGKSHQSKLKVVIVKFLEKVKEARRNIKNPHVEKNSPDHDAQFWCYCCGLEVQKHVTDSNITVLHAGLLEHMSTPEHRINTHKFWWENKADPKLRDKFIITEEETERFKSEVAKALEQYEDKEDVFIKEQAAVIRSQEHHRLEVLQSLTEPDPALVQPAELGHQDNMKHAASSYSCSYDMEPRPGPSHEDLPSHGRRGEAGLGLTFIGYQHSSSHGNVHTGAVPPWLQEEPDEASGSGQKEIGPSVQQFLKHKEQEKLKKLPPNRVGANFDHSSHTDANWLPSFGRVWNSGRRWQSRHQFREEANNKRKRKGRDEGKATKKQKELSNGDI encoded by the exons ATGGGTGCATTTTACTGTGCGATCTGCAGGAAAACTGATTTTTCTGGAAAAGGACACATATTTGGGAAAAGCCACCAGAGTAAACTTAAAGTCGTGATTGTTAAATTCTTGGAGAAG GTTAAAGAAGCACGGCGTAACATTAAAAATCCTCACGTGGAGAAAAACAGTCCCGATCATGATGCTCAATTCTGGTGTTATTGTTGCGGGCTGGAGGTGCAGAAACACGTGACTGACAGTAACATCACTGTTCTGCACGCTGGACTGCTGGAGCACATGAGCAC CCCAGAACACCGGATAAACACACACAAGTTCTGGTGGGAGAATAAAGCAGACCCAAAACTGAGAGACAAGTTCATTATAACAGAAGAGGAAACTGAGAG ATTTAAGTCTGAGGTTGCCAAGGCTCTTGAACAGTATGAGGATAAAGAGGATGTGTTTATTAAAGAG CAAGCTGCCGTCATTCGATCTCAGGAACATCACAGACTGGAAGTCCTTCAGTCATTAACAGAG CCTGATCCAGCACTTGTACAGCCTGCTGAACTGGGCCACCAAGACAACATGAAACACGCGGCCAG TTCCTACAGTTGCTCTTATGATATGGAGCCACGGCCAGGGCCAAGTCACGAGGATCTTCCCTCACACGGTCGACGGGGTGAAGCAGGACTTGGCTTAACCTTCATTGGTTATCAG CATTCTTCCAGCCATGGCAATGTTCACacag GAGCTGTACCGCCGTGGCTGCAGGAGGAACCGGATGAAGCCTCAGGAAGCGGCCAGAAGGAAATCGGCCCTTCGGTTCAACAGTTTCTTAAACACA AGGAACAGGAGAAACTCAAAAAACTTCCACCTAATCGCGTGGGGGCGAACTTTGATCACAGCTCGCATACTGATGCCAACTGGCTGCCATCTTTTGGGCGCGTGTGGAATAGCGGCAGGCGCTGGCAGTCTAG GCATCAGTTCAGAGAAGAGGCAAACaacaaaagaaaaagaaaggggAGAGATGAAGGAAAAGCAACAAAGAAACAGAAAGAACTTAGCAATGGAGATATATGA
- the aurkb gene encoding aurora kinase B isoform X1 codes for MQNKENMQPQAGHTQPSSLGPLRVGMNLSADTHTITGPGRVPVKSNSKKFTIKDFDIGRPLGKGKFGNVYLARERKLKVIVALKVLFKSQMEKEGVEHQLRREIEIQSHLRHPNILRFYNYFHDSSRVYLVLEYAPRGEMYKELQRCGRFDDQRTATYMEEIADALQYCHEKKVIHRDIKPENLLLGFRGELKIADFGWSVHAPSLRRRTMCGTLDYLPPEMIEGHTHDEKVDLWCIGVLCYECLVGNPPFETASHTETYKRITKVDLQFPKVVSDGARDLISKLLRHSPTMRMPLRNVMEHPWVKANSRRVLPPVCNPQAASHH; via the exons ATGCAG aataaagaaaACATGCAGCCGCAAGCTGGTCACACGCAG CCATCAAGCCTTGGTCCGCTTCGAGTTGGGATGAATTTGTCTGCAGACACGCACACCATTACAG GTCCTGGGAGAGTTCCAGTCAAGTCCAACTCAAa AAAATTCACCATTAAAGACTTCGACATCGGCCGTCCACTGGGAAAGGGAAAGTTTGGGAATGTGTACTTGGCACGAGAGCGGAAGCTGAAGGTGATCGTGGCTCTAAAGGTTCTGTTCAAATCTCAAATGGAGAAAGAAGGCGTAGAACATCAGCTAAGAAGAGAAATTGAGATCCAATCTCATCTCAG GCATCCAAATATTCTGCGCTTCTATAACTATTTCCACGATTCCTCTCGGGTGTATCTGGTTTTGGAGTACGCTCCACGTGGAGAGATGTACAAGGAACTTCAGCGTTGTGGACGTTTCGATGACCAGCGCACCGCTACT TACATGGAGGAAATTGCTGATGCTCTTCAGTACTGTCATGAGAAGAAAGTCATTCACAGAGATATTAAACCAGAGAACCTTTTGCTGGGCTTCAGAGGAGAACTTAAAATCGCAGACTTCGGTTGGTCTGTCCATGCACCATCACTAAG ACGGCGCACCATGTGTGGCACGCTGGACTATCTGCCCCCTGAGATGATCGAAGGTCACACTCATGACGAAAAGGTGGACCTGTGGTGCATCGGTGTGCTGTGTTACGAGTGTTTAGTGGGAAATCCTCCGTTTGAGACGGCCAGCCACACTGAAACATACAAGCGAATTACTAAG GTGGATCTTCAGTTTCCTAAAGTAGTGTCAGATGGTGCTCGAGATCTGATATCTAAGCTGCTCCGTCACAGTCCCACCATGCGTATGCCGCTCAGGAACGTAATGGAGCATCCGTGGGTGAAAGCAAACTCCCGCAGAGTTCTGCCCCCAGTCTGTAACCCACAGGCCGCCTCACATCACTGA
- the aurkb gene encoding aurora kinase B isoform X2, with the protein MQPQAGHTQPSSLGPLRVGMNLSADTHTITGPGRVPVKSNSKKFTIKDFDIGRPLGKGKFGNVYLARERKLKVIVALKVLFKSQMEKEGVEHQLRREIEIQSHLRHPNILRFYNYFHDSSRVYLVLEYAPRGEMYKELQRCGRFDDQRTATYMEEIADALQYCHEKKVIHRDIKPENLLLGFRGELKIADFGWSVHAPSLRRRTMCGTLDYLPPEMIEGHTHDEKVDLWCIGVLCYECLVGNPPFETASHTETYKRITKVDLQFPKVVSDGARDLISKLLRHSPTMRMPLRNVMEHPWVKANSRRVLPPVCNPQAASHH; encoded by the exons ATGCAGCCGCAAGCTGGTCACACGCAG CCATCAAGCCTTGGTCCGCTTCGAGTTGGGATGAATTTGTCTGCAGACACGCACACCATTACAG GTCCTGGGAGAGTTCCAGTCAAGTCCAACTCAAa AAAATTCACCATTAAAGACTTCGACATCGGCCGTCCACTGGGAAAGGGAAAGTTTGGGAATGTGTACTTGGCACGAGAGCGGAAGCTGAAGGTGATCGTGGCTCTAAAGGTTCTGTTCAAATCTCAAATGGAGAAAGAAGGCGTAGAACATCAGCTAAGAAGAGAAATTGAGATCCAATCTCATCTCAG GCATCCAAATATTCTGCGCTTCTATAACTATTTCCACGATTCCTCTCGGGTGTATCTGGTTTTGGAGTACGCTCCACGTGGAGAGATGTACAAGGAACTTCAGCGTTGTGGACGTTTCGATGACCAGCGCACCGCTACT TACATGGAGGAAATTGCTGATGCTCTTCAGTACTGTCATGAGAAGAAAGTCATTCACAGAGATATTAAACCAGAGAACCTTTTGCTGGGCTTCAGAGGAGAACTTAAAATCGCAGACTTCGGTTGGTCTGTCCATGCACCATCACTAAG ACGGCGCACCATGTGTGGCACGCTGGACTATCTGCCCCCTGAGATGATCGAAGGTCACACTCATGACGAAAAGGTGGACCTGTGGTGCATCGGTGTGCTGTGTTACGAGTGTTTAGTGGGAAATCCTCCGTTTGAGACGGCCAGCCACACTGAAACATACAAGCGAATTACTAAG GTGGATCTTCAGTTTCCTAAAGTAGTGTCAGATGGTGCTCGAGATCTGATATCTAAGCTGCTCCGTCACAGTCCCACCATGCGTATGCCGCTCAGGAACGTAATGGAGCATCCGTGGGTGAAAGCAAACTCCCGCAGAGTTCTGCCCCCAGTCTGTAACCCACAGGCCGCCTCACATCACTGA
- the tmem107 gene encoding transmembrane protein 107 gives MSALKNLVPARFLTLSAHLVIIITIFWSRDNNVKSCLPLEFTEEQFKTEDTRIVVALSVTLGLLAVELAGFFSGVSMFNSNQSLLSLVAHSSASVSLSLFVFQQWPCWTIWIIFSLCSVVPAVLELVLLISWK, from the exons ATGTCTGCATTGAAGAATCTCGTGCCTGCGCGGTTTCTCACGCTGAGCGCGCACCTGGTCATCATCATCACTATATTCTGGTCGCGG GACAACAATGTTAAGTCATGTCTACCACTGGAGTTTACTGAAGAACAGTTCAAGACAGAAGATACGCG GATTGTTGTGGCTCTGTCTGTAACACTGGGTTTGCTTGCTGTTGAATTGGCTGGATTCTTCTCTGGAGTCTCAATGTTCAACAGTAATCAGAGCCTTCTGT CTCTGGTCGCTCATTCCAGCGCATccgtcagtttgtctctgtttgtgtttcagcagTGGCCCTGCTGGACGATCTGGATCATATTCAGTCTCTGCAG TGTGGTTCCAGCAGTTTTGGAGTTGGTGCTGCTCATTTCATGGAAGTAA